A window from Sphingobacterium hotanense encodes these proteins:
- a CDS encoding transposase, producing the protein MINQAKALKLIKLYQYVCDKYDSELQYYCQRFSNNNKPDFTDQEVLTIYLFSVHEEQRLRIKQIHKFASDYLMDWFPKLTSYVAFNTRINRLFDVLRSLCQSVIEDFAPEECSREFSLLDSMPIITCSGTRRAKVALEITDKSFCSTKRLWYFGLKLHALNSYNKSTLPRPESIVISKASESDLNIFKENWASIAGRTFFGDKIYRDAPFFEWFYKEKKSIMYTPIRETQGKPDCLKNRDRAYNDLFSRAVSRVRQPIESFFNWINEKTQIQNASKVRSTKGLLVHVFGKLTACFIKPIFNP; encoded by the coding sequence ATGATCAATCAGGCCAAGGCTCTAAAATTAATAAAATTATACCAGTATGTGTGTGATAAATATGACAGTGAACTGCAATATTACTGTCAGCGATTTTCAAACAATAACAAACCTGACTTTACTGATCAGGAGGTTTTGACCATCTATTTATTCAGTGTGCACGAGGAACAGCGGCTAAGGATCAAGCAGATTCATAAATTCGCCTCGGATTATCTGATGGATTGGTTTCCCAAGCTAACTTCGTACGTAGCATTCAACACCCGTATCAACCGCCTTTTTGATGTTTTGAGATCTCTCTGTCAGTCAGTTATAGAGGACTTTGCTCCAGAAGAGTGCTCCAGAGAATTTTCCCTACTGGACTCTATGCCCATCATAACCTGCAGTGGGACTAGAAGAGCAAAGGTAGCTCTGGAGATAACGGATAAAAGCTTCTGCTCAACGAAGAGGCTTTGGTATTTTGGATTAAAACTTCATGCGCTCAACAGCTATAACAAATCCACGCTGCCTCGTCCGGAAAGCATAGTAATAAGCAAGGCATCTGAAAGTGACCTGAACATATTTAAGGAGAATTGGGCATCCATCGCAGGTAGGACGTTCTTTGGTGACAAGATATACCGTGACGCCCCATTCTTCGAGTGGTTTTATAAAGAAAAGAAATCAATTATGTATACCCCGATAAGGGAAACCCAAGGAAAGCCGGATTGTTTAAAAAACAGGGATCGTGCTTATAATGATCTGTTTTCAAGAGCAGTATCTAGGGTAAGACAACCAATCGAATCCTTTTTTAATTGGATAAATGAAAAAACACAGATACAAAACGCAAGTAAGGTCAGATCTACCAAAGGACTATTAGTAC
- a CDS encoding ArsR/SmtB family transcription factor yields MGVTKTEIYKDEQNKLASLLKVLGHPARIAILQHIINQKACICNDLVEELGLAQATISQHLKELKSIGIIQGSIEGKSVCYCIDEHVWKDFQKEFNVFFNQEVKVNRCC; encoded by the coding sequence ATGGGAGTTACGAAGACAGAGATTTATAAGGATGAACAAAACAAGTTAGCATCATTGCTTAAGGTTTTGGGGCATCCGGCGCGAATAGCAATTTTACAGCATATTATCAATCAAAAGGCGTGTATTTGCAATGATTTAGTGGAAGAATTAGGATTAGCGCAAGCAACTATTTCACAGCATCTGAAGGAATTGAAAAGTATTGGGATTATTCAGGGTTCCATCGAAGGGAAATCTGTTTGCTATTGCATTGATGAGCATGTTTGGAAGGACTTTCAAAAGGAATTCAATGTGTTTTTTAATCAGGAAGTTAAAGTGAATCGCTGTTGCTAA
- a CDS encoding arsenate-mycothiol transferase ArsC, whose protein sequence is MYIELSETIVKEIDFQNISEDRKLILRPLIDFIQQKIAHKKVANINFICTHNSRRSHLAQIWAQVASAYFKIPNIYCYSGGTEATALFPKVAETLSEQGFKVFGITQSDNPVYSIKFSDNSLPIIGFSKAYDNPFNPTSEFVAVLTCSQADEGCPFIIGAEKRIPIRYEDPKVSDGTPEQSVVYMKRSLQIASEMFYVFSKISP, encoded by the coding sequence ATGTACATTGAACTTAGCGAGACTATTGTTAAGGAAATAGATTTCCAAAATATAAGTGAAGATCGCAAATTGATTTTGCGGCCTTTGATAGATTTTATTCAGCAAAAAATAGCGCATAAGAAAGTCGCAAATATCAATTTTATCTGCACCCATAATTCGCGCCGAAGTCACCTAGCCCAGATTTGGGCACAGGTAGCGAGTGCATACTTCAAGATTCCAAATATCTATTGCTACTCCGGGGGAACAGAGGCAACAGCACTCTTTCCAAAAGTCGCCGAAACATTATCAGAACAAGGATTTAAGGTATTCGGTATAACCCAAAGTGATAATCCAGTTTATTCGATAAAATTCAGCGATAATAGTTTGCCAATTATTGGTTTTTCGAAAGCCTATGACAACCCTTTCAATCCAACATCCGAATTCGTTGCTGTTTTGACTTGTTCGCAGGCAGACGAAGGTTGCCCTTTCATTATTGGGGCAGAAAAGAGAATCCCGATCAGGTATGAAGACCCCAAAGTTTCAGACGGCACTCCCGAGCAATCTGTAGTGTACATGAAACGCAGTTTGCAGATAGCAAGCGAAATGTTTTATGTTTTTTCAAAAATTAGTCCATAA
- a CDS encoding sugar phosphate isomerase/epimerase family protein has protein sequence MKNKSASRRQFLQQSFLAGTALITAPSLFNNTAHAEEQSTVNKQDSLKLGIAGYSFVHFNLEQSLAMMKRMDVRYLCIKDFHLPFDSSAEQIAAFHKKLADANVKGYAVGPIYTKTTQDIDKAFDYAKRVGVDLIVGIPEIKDLPYVSQKCKETNIRYAIHNHGPEDKIYPNATVIWNNIKSLDKNVGMCFDMGHNMRDGQDPLKDLLRYKDRIFDLHLKNVTSATAEGKTCELGRGVINIPAFVKGLQKIKYSGSCSLEFEKDMKDPLAGLAESVGYFRGVLSAI, from the coding sequence ATGAAAAATAAATCTGCCTCTAGGCGTCAATTTTTACAACAGTCTTTTTTGGCTGGTACGGCATTAATTACTGCACCATCTCTATTTAACAATACTGCTCATGCGGAGGAGCAATCTACCGTAAATAAACAGGATAGTTTGAAACTCGGTATCGCGGGATACAGCTTTGTTCACTTCAATTTGGAGCAGTCATTAGCCATGATGAAACGTATGGATGTGCGATATTTGTGTATTAAAGATTTTCATCTTCCTTTTGACAGCTCGGCAGAACAGATTGCAGCATTTCACAAAAAGTTGGCGGATGCTAATGTAAAAGGCTATGCCGTAGGTCCGATTTATACAAAAACAACTCAGGATATAGATAAGGCGTTCGACTATGCGAAACGGGTAGGGGTCGACTTGATTGTCGGCATCCCGGAAATAAAAGATCTTCCATACGTTTCTCAGAAATGTAAGGAAACGAATATTCGATACGCAATCCATAACCACGGTCCGGAGGATAAGATTTACCCGAATGCGACCGTTATCTGGAATAATATCAAATCGCTAGACAAGAACGTAGGTATGTGCTTTGATATGGGCCACAACATGCGCGATGGTCAAGATCCATTAAAAGACTTATTACGCTATAAAGACCGAATATTTGACTTGCACCTCAAAAATGTAACCTCTGCAACCGCAGAAGGTAAAACCTGTGAACTAGGGCGCGGCGTCATCAATATTCCAGCGTTTGTAAAAGGCCTTCAGAAAATTAAGTACTCGGGATCCTGTAGTCTAGAATTCGAAAAAGACATGAAAGATCCACTCGCCGGCCTAGCCGAATCGGTAGGCTATTTTAGAGGCGTGTTAAGTGCAATTTAA
- a CDS encoding PDZ domain-containing protein has protein sequence MSFYAHGQSEFSFLTKKRHVDFELVGNLIIVPVKLNGVPLSFLLDTGVKETILFAGKQDSVPLDNVHRVKFSGIGIEDGVEGIMAIANDLEIGGTLRDSSHNVFVINGEELDISSHIGMPVNGILGARFIQQFMLKIDYIKSRISLYDPQDFPEKIIRKFTRVPIHLERDRPYTEVDIRLADDRMEHAKMLIDMGNSDGLLIFPFVLDSFQVKEPNVYEFIGRGFNGEIYGKRNRIAGFDWAGFQIKQPIVSYPDSNAVHAARLAESRIGSVGSQVLRHFHVILNYQAEEIYLRPNKNFGKRFEFNMSGMEIKHDGLVWAQREVPTSIGSRSKDDPHGGVTAWQSQILKYEFKLLPVYVVAGVRKDSPAERAGVLKDDVLIKINGKKTENMKLKDVLHKLQHKDGDLINLIVERAGEQRQLQFKLVDPIPYKGN, from the coding sequence ATGAGTTTTTATGCTCATGGGCAATCCGAATTTTCTTTTCTAACAAAGAAACGGCATGTTGATTTTGAGCTTGTGGGCAATCTTATTATTGTTCCGGTCAAGTTGAATGGTGTTCCGCTTTCTTTTCTTTTGGATACCGGGGTGAAGGAAACTATTCTTTTTGCGGGAAAGCAGGATTCCGTACCGCTTGATAATGTACATCGCGTGAAATTTTCTGGAATTGGTATTGAGGATGGGGTAGAAGGAATTATGGCCATTGCAAATGATTTGGAGATTGGAGGCACCTTACGGGATTCCTCGCATAATGTTTTTGTCATCAACGGCGAAGAACTGGATATCTCCAGTCATATTGGGATGCCCGTTAATGGGATATTGGGAGCACGATTTATACAGCAATTTATGCTGAAGATTGACTACATCAAGAGCCGGATTAGCCTATATGATCCCCAAGACTTTCCGGAGAAGATTATTCGAAAATTTACGAGAGTTCCTATTCATCTGGAACGTGATCGACCATATACGGAGGTGGATATCCGTTTAGCTGATGATCGGATGGAGCACGCTAAGATGCTTATCGATATGGGAAATTCAGATGGACTACTGATATTTCCATTTGTTCTAGACTCCTTTCAAGTGAAGGAACCTAATGTATATGAGTTTATTGGTCGAGGTTTTAACGGCGAGATTTATGGAAAGCGGAATAGAATTGCCGGTTTCGACTGGGCTGGATTTCAGATTAAGCAACCCATTGTTTCGTATCCCGATTCCAATGCCGTCCACGCGGCGAGATTAGCAGAAAGTAGGATAGGATCTGTGGGAAGCCAGGTGCTGCGCCACTTCCATGTGATTTTGAACTATCAAGCGGAAGAGATCTATCTGCGGCCGAATAAGAATTTTGGGAAGCGTTTTGAATTCAATATGAGTGGGATGGAAATAAAGCATGATGGCTTGGTATGGGCACAGCGCGAAGTGCCGACCAGCATTGGTAGCCGAAGCAAAGACGATCCTCATGGAGGTGTAACCGCATGGCAATCGCAGATATTGAAATATGAATTTAAGTTATTGCCGGTGTATGTGGTAGCAGGGGTACGGAAAGATTCGCCAGCGGAAAGGGCGGGAGTACTGAAGGATGATGTGCTGATTAAGATCAACGGCAAAAAGACGGAAAACATGAAACTGAAGGATGTATTGCATAAACTGCAACATAAAGATGGCGACCTGATCAATTTAATCGTAGAAAGAGCTGGAGAACAGAGACAATTGCAATTTAAATTGGTCGATCCGATACCGTACAAGGGAAATTGA
- a CDS encoding acetyl-CoA carboxylase carboxyltransferase subunit alpha, producing METTFDFEKPIADLQTQIEKVKQVEEKTKVDMGATIRELEEKLEQTKLEVYNNMTGWQKVQMSRHADRPQTFDYIDLICDDFIELHGDRTVKDDKAIVGGFASIAGQPVMVIGHQKGKNTKERQFRNFGMANPEGYRKALRLMKMAEKFNKPIVTLIDTMGAYPGLEAEERGQGEAIARNLLEMSVLKVPVICIVIGEGASGGALGIGIGDRVYMLQNTWYSVISPESCSSILWRSWDHKERAAEALKLTAEDMLGNGLIDGIIAEPLGGAHQDPETTAINVKNRILEDLAVLLQKDKDPLVAERIDKFSKMGVVNE from the coding sequence ATGGAAACAACATTTGATTTTGAAAAGCCTATCGCTGATTTACAAACTCAAATCGAAAAGGTAAAGCAAGTAGAAGAAAAAACCAAAGTAGATATGGGAGCAACGATCCGCGAACTGGAAGAAAAACTTGAACAAACTAAGCTTGAGGTTTACAACAACATGACCGGATGGCAAAAAGTGCAAATGTCACGCCATGCCGACCGTCCTCAAACTTTCGACTATATTGACCTAATCTGTGACGATTTTATTGAATTACATGGTGACCGTACAGTCAAAGATGATAAAGCTATCGTTGGTGGCTTCGCGTCTATCGCTGGGCAACCCGTAATGGTGATTGGACATCAGAAAGGTAAGAATACGAAAGAACGTCAATTCCGCAACTTTGGAATGGCAAACCCTGAAGGCTATCGCAAGGCTCTACGCCTGATGAAGATGGCTGAGAAATTCAACAAACCTATCGTGACATTAATTGATACCATGGGTGCATATCCAGGACTAGAAGCTGAAGAGCGCGGTCAAGGTGAAGCAATCGCTAGAAATCTACTGGAGATGTCGGTACTTAAAGTTCCCGTAATCTGTATCGTTATTGGCGAAGGTGCATCTGGAGGTGCTTTAGGTATTGGTATTGGCGACCGTGTTTACATGTTGCAAAACACATGGTATTCGGTAATCTCTCCCGAGTCTTGTTCATCTATTCTATGGAGAAGCTGGGACCACAAGGAACGCGCTGCTGAAGCCTTAAAATTAACGGCTGAAGATATGCTAGGCAACGGATTGATCGATGGAATCATCGCCGAGCCCCTAGGTGGAGCACACCAAGATCCGGAAACTACAGCAATCAATGTGAAAAACAGAATCCTAGAGGATTTAGCGGTATTACTACAAAAAGATAAAGACCCCCTAGTCGCTGAACGAATTGATAAGTTCAGTAAAATGGGAGTTGTAAATGAATAA
- a CDS encoding mechanosensitive ion channel family protein: MIAKAEDNKPRFPYVFLLKVFLVIGLIAADTYLAAEIAQRTKLVQVMRGLYSFLIPSIFLSVIRYIVIFLYNARHKQRAVRGNFVLGVNRLTAVLNVVFALIALLISFGINPKDFITSLTIVAMAIAVLFRDYITNMISGLIVMFSEQLSVGDRIKVGEQRGRIVDITFANIVLQDEEDDIIMVPNNLVFTSTFMNLSAHQSSLFTVRFELPLQASLEVEELEEALRVSLTTHPNLSDKPEDFQLKVIELGKDFVRYKLDLHAVSNSNRMHRQLENEILKEVIKFERKVLKSS, translated from the coding sequence ATGATTGCAAAGGCTGAAGACAACAAACCTAGATTTCCATATGTTTTTTTACTAAAAGTGTTTTTAGTGATCGGGTTGATTGCCGCCGACACTTATCTGGCTGCGGAGATAGCGCAACGGACAAAGCTTGTGCAGGTGATGCGAGGCCTTTATAGCTTCCTGATCCCGAGTATCTTCCTTTCTGTGATACGTTATATCGTCATCTTCTTGTACAATGCAAGACATAAGCAGCGCGCAGTACGAGGAAACTTCGTTTTGGGCGTGAATCGATTGACGGCTGTATTGAACGTCGTCTTCGCACTGATAGCCCTATTGATCAGCTTTGGGATCAACCCAAAGGACTTTATTACGAGCTTAACGATCGTCGCGATGGCGATTGCGGTTTTGTTCCGCGACTATATCACCAACATGATTTCCGGATTGATCGTTATGTTCTCGGAACAGCTTTCTGTAGGGGATAGAATCAAAGTAGGCGAGCAACGAGGAAGAATTGTGGATATTACCTTCGCTAATATTGTATTGCAAGACGAGGAAGATGATATTATTATGGTTCCGAATAACCTGGTGTTCACTTCCACATTTATGAATCTTTCCGCGCATCAATCTAGTTTATTTACGGTGCGATTTGAATTGCCTTTGCAGGCATCTTTAGAGGTAGAAGAGTTAGAAGAGGCGCTACGCGTAAGCTTAACGACGCATCCGAATCTAAGCGATAAGCCCGAGGATTTTCAGCTGAAGGTGATTGAACTGGGGAAAGACTTTGTCCGTTATAAGCTAGATCTTCATGCCGTAAGCAACAGCAATCGCATGCATAGACAATTGGAGAACGAAATATTGAAAGAGGTAATCAAATTTGAGCGTAAGGTACTTAAATCTTCCTAA
- the coaA gene encoding type I pantothenate kinase, translating to MPFISEHTFTSPFQNFTREEWKRLNGQLSNMLAEEDLGALHALNEPLTMEEIEDIYIPLAHLLDVHITGFRELHRQSNDFFRRNNSKLPFIIGIAGSVAVGKSTTARVLRKVLSLLPNKPKVELVTTDGFLYPNKELIRRDILNRKGFPESYNTKELLQFLSDVKSGKSSLTVPIYSHLEYDVLPQDKITIAQPDILIVEGINVLQVNSRKNGVFVSDFFDYSIYVDADEKNIVAWYIDRFESLRATAFQNEKSYFHKYANMSVEESVEMATQIWNEINRPNLHENILPTRYRADLILKKGSHHFVKRVKVRKI from the coding sequence ATGCCTTTTATTAGCGAACATACGTTTACCAGTCCATTTCAAAACTTTACACGTGAGGAGTGGAAACGGTTGAATGGTCAGTTGAGTAATATGCTAGCTGAAGAGGATTTAGGTGCATTGCACGCCCTAAATGAGCCTTTAACGATGGAAGAGATCGAAGATATCTACATTCCGTTGGCTCATCTATTGGACGTACATATCACCGGGTTCCGAGAGTTGCACCGTCAAAGCAACGACTTCTTCCGTCGCAATAACAGTAAACTTCCCTTTATCATCGGCATTGCCGGGTCTGTAGCTGTCGGTAAAAGTACAACGGCGAGGGTATTACGCAAGGTCCTATCGCTGTTGCCGAACAAACCGAAAGTAGAATTAGTCACTACCGACGGTTTTCTTTATCCCAACAAGGAACTGATACGCCGCGACATCCTCAATAGAAAAGGTTTCCCGGAAAGCTATAATACAAAAGAGCTACTGCAATTTCTTTCGGACGTCAAATCTGGCAAATCATCATTAACGGTCCCAATCTATTCCCACTTGGAATACGACGTACTGCCGCAGGATAAGATTACGATTGCACAACCTGATATCTTGATTGTCGAAGGGATCAACGTATTGCAGGTCAACTCGCGCAAAAATGGGGTCTTCGTATCCGACTTCTTCGATTATTCTATTTATGTGGATGCCGACGAAAAGAACATCGTGGCTTGGTATATCGACAGATTCGAATCCTTAAGAGCAACCGCCTTCCAAAACGAGAAATCATACTTCCATAAATATGCGAATATGAGCGTAGAAGAAAGCGTGGAGATGGCAACGCAGATATGGAATGAGATCAACCGACCAAACTTACATGAAAATATCCTCCCTACTCGCTACCGTGCAGATCTCATCCTAAAGAAAGGTTCACACCACTTCGTAAAGCGTGTGAAGGTTAGGAAGATTTAA
- a CDS encoding OsmC family protein produces the protein MANEVQVTIEEENYTTKVAYGDLSILADEPLDLGGQNKGLTPSQLLLASIGSCKVITMRMYANRKQWDVKKINIDLSSEVVKSDLQQTTYVRCHITFEGNLDEDQVKRLYVIADKCPIHKMLQNPIVIESNVIDTTK, from the coding sequence ATGGCAAACGAAGTACAGGTTACTATAGAGGAAGAGAATTACACAACGAAAGTAGCCTACGGCGATCTATCCATTTTAGCAGACGAACCCCTAGATTTAGGTGGCCAAAATAAAGGCCTCACCCCCAGCCAATTGCTTCTAGCATCCATTGGCTCCTGCAAAGTGATCACCATGCGCATGTATGCAAATCGCAAGCAATGGGATGTCAAAAAAATAAATATAGACTTGAGCAGTGAGGTTGTGAAAAGTGATTTACAACAGACGACATATGTCAGATGTCACATTACATTTGAGGGAAATCTCGATGAAGATCAGGTCAAACGACTTTATGTAATCGCTGATAAATGTCCTATCCACAAGATGTTACAGAATCCAATTGTGATAGAAAGTAATGTAATTGATACAACAAAATAG
- a CDS encoding methylglyoxal synthase, translating into MAKTIALIAHDGKKAEMVAFVKDHLEELAKAHLVATGTTGSYIQQTGLEVELKLSGPKGGDAQIAAMAAEGKINGIIFFRDPLGKHPHEPDIQMLMRICDLWNVPLATNPATGSLIIKGLLEYQ; encoded by the coding sequence ATGGCAAAAACTATTGCATTAATAGCACATGATGGTAAAAAGGCTGAGATGGTGGCCTTCGTAAAAGACCATCTGGAGGAACTCGCCAAAGCCCATTTGGTAGCAACCGGAACCACTGGCTCCTATATACAACAAACCGGTTTAGAAGTGGAACTCAAGCTTAGCGGCCCTAAGGGCGGTGATGCCCAGATTGCGGCAATGGCAGCAGAGGGAAAGATCAACGGCATCATCTTTTTCCGCGACCCTCTTGGCAAGCACCCCCACGAACCCGATATACAAATGCTGATGCGTATCTGCGATCTATGGAATGTACCGCTAGCAACCAACCCCGCAACAGGATCACTAATTATTAAAGGACTTTTAGAATATCAATAA
- a CDS encoding patatin-like phospholipase family protein: MKRILSIDGGGIRGIIPGMVVVSLDERIKRFTNNPDAHIADYFEFFAGTSTGGLLIALLLCPDAENGNRPKYTAKQALDIYLEHGTEIFTTSSWRRFLNQFGLLAELYDEKVLEKTVNDYVGDIKLSQLIKPCLMTAYNIELRKNHLFRQQKAISHGPSRDYLVRDVCRATTAAPTYFSVAQIFSLAGTRYPLVDGGLFAHNPSICALIEVLKTFQTFKIDDVHILSLGTGLAKNAYNYDDFKKKKAISIGPALVDIMSSGSSESNDFFLRQLFRSIHKSNNYIRLEPTNLSSIEPSLDAASKTNIQKLVSLADKLISENEDLLDALARDLIADKENTEKKEEKEGYSVWKFLKDKL; this comes from the coding sequence ATGAAACGTATTTTATCTATTGACGGAGGTGGTATTCGCGGCATTATCCCAGGGATGGTTGTCGTCTCACTGGACGAACGAATCAAACGCTTTACCAACAACCCTGACGCTCATATTGCTGACTATTTTGAATTCTTCGCAGGCACCAGCACGGGCGGCTTGCTCATCGCCCTTCTACTCTGTCCGGATGCCGAAAACGGCAATCGTCCAAAATACACAGCCAAACAAGCTCTAGACATTTACTTAGAACATGGCACCGAAATATTTACCACCAGCAGCTGGAGACGTTTCTTAAACCAGTTTGGACTCTTAGCGGAACTTTATGATGAAAAAGTGCTTGAAAAAACGGTTAACGATTATGTGGGCGATATTAAACTCAGCCAGCTCATCAAGCCTTGCTTAATGACAGCCTACAATATTGAGCTTCGAAAGAACCACCTCTTTAGGCAACAGAAAGCAATCTCTCATGGCCCATCACGCGACTACCTTGTGCGTGATGTTTGTCGGGCGACCACTGCCGCTCCCACCTATTTTTCCGTTGCGCAAATCTTTTCACTCGCCGGTACGCGTTATCCATTGGTCGACGGAGGTCTGTTTGCTCATAATCCCAGCATATGCGCGTTGATCGAGGTGCTCAAAACTTTTCAGACCTTTAAAATAGACGATGTACATATCCTTTCACTAGGGACTGGTCTTGCAAAAAACGCCTATAACTACGACGACTTCAAAAAGAAAAAAGCCATCTCCATCGGTCCTGCACTAGTAGATATCATGTCAAGCGGGTCATCGGAATCCAATGACTTCTTCTTGCGGCAACTGTTTCGATCGATCCATAAATCAAACAATTACATTCGTTTAGAACCAACAAATCTCTCTTCCATTGAACCGTCGCTAGACGCGGCATCCAAAACTAATATACAGAAATTGGTATCCTTAGCCGACAAACTCATCAGCGAAAATGAAGATTTGCTCGATGCTTTAGCGAGAGACCTGATTGCTGATAAAGAAAACACAGAGAAAAAGGAAGAGAAAGAAGGATATTCCGTCTGGAAATTCCTCAAAGACAAGCTTTAG
- a CDS encoding LYR motif-containing protein, which yields MNLYSIVDLPIDEYITNEIFPGSVAPSLNGTYAEGEKHLLKHIIKQTNQFKDPLLRQYALRKLHDAFIKLDFTDEQKLNGEQFTEYRLKVFNAAFQTVVNGLVLELHDAGVNVYEETFSQNDYDALKSKVDDIAENLYDFITKQNDMNNFNFNNYEELRDFVMQDVDKVALFGKDTVKHFIFGKISDMAFKAGAMTLLSSVPTEYESLASSIKQIL from the coding sequence ATGAATTTATACTCTATAGTCGATCTTCCCATTGATGAATACATCACAAATGAAATATTCCCCGGCTCAGTCGCTCCATCACTCAATGGAACGTATGCAGAAGGGGAAAAGCACCTACTAAAGCATATCATTAAGCAGACCAACCAATTTAAAGATCCTTTGCTCCGACAGTATGCTCTTAGAAAACTACACGATGCATTTATTAAGCTGGATTTTACAGATGAACAGAAATTGAATGGTGAGCAATTTACAGAATACAGATTGAAAGTATTTAACGCAGCATTTCAAACCGTAGTGAATGGACTTGTCTTGGAATTGCATGATGCAGGTGTAAATGTTTATGAAGAAACGTTTTCTCAAAACGATTATGACGCGTTAAAGTCTAAGGTTGATGATATTGCTGAAAACCTATATGATTTCATTACGAAGCAAAACGACATGAACAACTTTAATTTTAATAACTACGAGGAGCTACGAGACTTTGTGATGCAAGACGTTGACAAAGTTGCTTTGTTCGGTAAGGATACAGTGAAACATTTCATCTTCGGGAAGATATCCGACATGGCTTTTAAAGCTGGCGCGATGACCTTGTTGTCTTCCGTTCCAACAGAGTATGAATCTCTCGCTAGTTCTATCAAACAGATCTTGTAA